In one window of Microbacterium natoriense DNA:
- a CDS encoding SDR family NAD(P)-dependent oxidoreductase, translating into MNEQTPDQKIVVVTGASSGIGRGAAIEIAARGMGVVITYNARPEGAERTVEEIRENGGTAVALPLDISRSDTFPDFANALARVLRSEWGADRVHALVNNAGFGGGMSFEEMTEDAFDAYYRVLLRGPYFLTQALLPLIDDGGAIVNTSSSSVRPGDTEPGYSGYAAMKGGLVIATRFLAKELAGRSIRVNSIAPGPTRTRLGDNAFERFPEVIEGLAAKTAFGRIGEPADVGKVIAFLVSDDSAWITGQDIQASGGYAL; encoded by the coding sequence ATGAACGAACAGACACCTGACCAGAAGATCGTCGTCGTCACCGGAGCGAGCTCCGGCATCGGACGCGGCGCCGCCATCGAGATCGCCGCCCGCGGAATGGGCGTCGTCATCACGTACAACGCACGCCCCGAGGGGGCCGAGAGGACTGTCGAGGAGATCCGGGAGAACGGCGGCACCGCCGTCGCGCTGCCGCTCGACATCAGCCGCTCCGACACCTTTCCCGACTTCGCGAATGCACTCGCCCGCGTGCTGAGGAGCGAGTGGGGCGCGGATCGCGTCCACGCACTGGTGAACAACGCGGGTTTCGGCGGCGGCATGAGCTTCGAGGAGATGACCGAGGACGCGTTCGACGCCTACTACCGGGTGCTCCTGCGCGGTCCGTACTTCCTCACCCAGGCCCTCCTGCCTCTGATCGATGACGGCGGTGCGATCGTGAACACCTCCAGCAGCTCCGTGCGGCCCGGTGACACGGAGCCCGGCTACTCCGGGTACGCCGCGATGAAGGGCGGCTTGGTCATCGCCACCCGCTTCCTCGCCAAGGAGCTCGCCGGCCGGTCGATCCGCGTGAACTCCATCGCCCCCGGCCCCACCCGGACCCGTCTGGGCGACAACGCCTTCGAGCGGTTCCCGGAGGTGATCGAAGGGCTCGCAGCGAAGACCGCCTTCGGCCGCATCGGCGAGCCGGCCGATGTCGGGAAGGTCATCGCGTTCCTCGTCTCCGATGACTCGGCGTGGATCACCGGCCAGGACATCCAGGCTTCAGGAGGGTACGCACTGTGA
- a CDS encoding AraC family transcriptional regulator: MSFDEFRALVARHAPGGISSTTIPGVLVSRMDDGGSQDESTTGTILAIVAQGTKRLSVGGTVHDYGAGQYLVASVDLPVSGHFTDATPEHPALGFGLELRPEAIAELMLTAAAAEFPRPSRGESSPPAIAVGDTSPRLLDATVRMLRLLDHPRDIPVLAPMIEREILWLIMSGDQGATVRQLGLADSSLSRVRHVVRWIREHFAEALRVDDLADLARMSPSAFHRAFHAVTSMSPIQYQKSIRLQEARLRLIASPGDIGATAYAVGYESPSQFSREYRREFGASPSEDAVSLRASSGL, from the coding sequence ATGTCCTTCGACGAGTTCCGCGCCCTCGTGGCGCGACATGCACCGGGTGGTATCAGTTCGACGACCATCCCCGGCGTGCTCGTGTCGCGGATGGACGATGGCGGTTCGCAGGACGAGTCCACGACGGGCACGATCCTCGCCATCGTCGCTCAGGGCACCAAGCGACTCTCGGTGGGAGGAACGGTCCACGACTACGGGGCCGGACAGTACCTGGTCGCATCCGTGGATCTCCCGGTCTCCGGGCACTTCACCGATGCCACCCCTGAGCACCCGGCGCTGGGATTCGGTCTGGAGCTGCGTCCGGAGGCGATCGCCGAGCTGATGCTCACCGCCGCTGCGGCAGAGTTCCCCCGACCGTCGAGGGGCGAGTCGTCGCCGCCGGCGATCGCGGTCGGCGACACCTCACCGCGGCTGCTCGACGCCACCGTCCGCATGCTGCGGCTGCTCGACCACCCCCGAGACATTCCGGTGCTCGCGCCGATGATCGAGAGGGAGATCCTCTGGCTGATCATGTCGGGCGATCAGGGCGCGACCGTGCGTCAGCTCGGGCTCGCCGACAGCAGCCTCAGTCGCGTCCGCCACGTCGTTCGCTGGATACGGGAGCACTTCGCCGAGGCGCTTCGCGTCGACGACCTCGCCGACCTCGCGAGGATGAGCCCTTCGGCGTTCCATCGTGCGTTCCACGCGGTCACGTCGATGAGCCCCATCCAGTACCAGAAGAGCATCCGGTTGCAGGAGGCCCGACTGCGCCTGATCGCCAGCCCCGGTGACATCGGCGCGACCGCGTATGCGGTCGGCTACGAGAGCCCGTCGCAGTTCAGCCGCGAGTACCGACGGGAGTTCGGGGCGTCGCCCAGCGAGGATGCCGTCTCGCTCCGGGCCTCATCAGGGCTCTAG
- a CDS encoding DUF5605 domain-containing protein, whose translation MFDRRSTFGEALDNPAARAVLERLMPGFAASPMAVQFRDGRLGSLIALVPSLETPEARERLWAELAEIGDEVQRPPYAPAIAPDPAYEADDVTRGSAALSVPETVTQWAPLEIRIDGPSHGNPFVDVELEAVFSRAGQDVRVGGFYDGDGVYIIRALADAEGEWRFVTRSTARSLDGLTGSVTVGSPAEGAHGPVRVDGFHFRHADGTRHRPLGTTAYAWTHQPEELQEQTLATLAEAPFTKMRMCVFPKSYLYNANEPADFPFVGSLDDGFDLERFDPAHFRRLEQRIVQLAELGIQADLILFHAYDRWGFADLGPAVDDRYLRYVVRRLSGFANVWWSMANEYDLLWAKDTADWERLAAIVGAEDPFGHLNSIHNCRPFYDYSMPWITHVSVQRVDVYRTAENTDEWRERWGKPVVIDECAYEGDIDQGWGNITGEEMVRRFWEGAVRGGYVGHGETYLPSALGLDDEVLWWSKGGVLHGSSPDRIRFLEQLLAEAPDGVWDPLPGDWDVPWGGVAGRVKIGYFGFNRPRFRNVMLEEGEWTIDVIDTWNMTVERMSGTYPAGSARVELPGRQFMAVRLTRV comes from the coding sequence ATGTTCGACCGCCGCTCCACCTTCGGAGAAGCCCTCGACAACCCCGCGGCCCGCGCCGTGCTCGAACGGCTGATGCCCGGCTTCGCCGCATCGCCCATGGCCGTGCAGTTCCGCGACGGGCGCCTCGGATCGCTCATCGCCCTCGTGCCCTCGCTCGAGACGCCGGAGGCGCGCGAGCGGCTGTGGGCCGAGCTCGCCGAGATCGGCGACGAGGTGCAGCGGCCTCCGTACGCGCCGGCGATCGCGCCCGATCCGGCGTACGAGGCCGACGACGTCACGCGCGGCTCGGCGGCGCTGTCGGTGCCGGAGACGGTCACGCAATGGGCTCCACTCGAGATCCGCATCGACGGACCCTCGCACGGCAACCCGTTCGTCGACGTCGAGCTCGAGGCGGTGTTCTCCCGCGCCGGCCAGGATGTGCGGGTCGGCGGGTTCTACGACGGCGACGGCGTCTACATCATCCGGGCGCTGGCGGATGCCGAGGGCGAATGGCGCTTCGTCACCCGCTCGACCGCCCGCTCGCTCGACGGTCTGACTGGATCCGTCACGGTCGGGTCTCCTGCCGAGGGCGCGCACGGACCGGTGCGCGTCGACGGCTTCCACTTCCGGCACGCCGACGGCACGAGGCACCGGCCGCTCGGCACCACCGCCTACGCGTGGACGCACCAGCCCGAAGAGCTGCAGGAGCAGACGCTGGCGACGCTCGCCGAGGCGCCGTTCACGAAGATGCGCATGTGCGTGTTCCCGAAGTCGTATCTGTACAACGCGAACGAGCCGGCCGACTTCCCGTTCGTCGGCTCACTCGATGACGGCTTCGACCTGGAGCGGTTCGACCCCGCCCACTTCCGCCGTCTGGAGCAGCGCATCGTGCAGCTGGCCGAGCTCGGCATCCAGGCCGACCTCATCCTGTTCCACGCGTACGACCGCTGGGGCTTCGCCGACCTCGGTCCGGCCGTCGACGACCGCTACCTGCGCTACGTCGTGCGGCGGCTGAGCGGGTTCGCGAACGTGTGGTGGTCGATGGCGAACGAGTACGACCTGCTGTGGGCGAAGGACACCGCCGACTGGGAACGCCTGGCCGCGATCGTCGGCGCGGAGGATCCGTTCGGGCATCTGAACTCGATCCACAACTGCCGCCCGTTCTACGACTACTCGATGCCGTGGATCACCCATGTGAGCGTGCAGCGCGTCGACGTGTACCGCACCGCCGAGAACACCGACGAGTGGCGCGAGCGCTGGGGCAAGCCCGTCGTGATCGACGAGTGCGCCTACGAGGGCGACATCGACCAGGGCTGGGGCAACATCACCGGGGAGGAGATGGTGCGGCGCTTCTGGGAGGGGGCGGTGCGCGGCGGCTACGTCGGCCACGGCGAGACCTACCTGCCGTCGGCGCTCGGGCTCGACGACGAGGTGCTGTGGTGGTCGAAGGGAGGGGTGCTGCACGGCTCGTCGCCCGACCGCATCCGCTTCCTCGAGCAGTTGCTCGCCGAGGCTCCCGATGGTGTCTGGGATCCGCTGCCCGGCGACTGGGACGTGCCGTGGGGCGGCGTCGCCGGCCGGGTGAAGATCGGCTACTTCGGCTTCAACCGGCCGCGCTTCCGCAACGTCATGCTCGAGGAGGGCGAATGGACGATCGACGTGATCGACACGTGGAACATGACGGTGGAGCGGATGTCGGGCACCTACCCGGCCGGATCCGCCCGGGTCGAGCTCCCCGGCCGGCAGTTCATGGCCGTGCGCCTCACCCGGGTCTGA
- a CDS encoding alpha-L-rhamnosidase: MTDAARIATLKAELRDDTTFVATPTPRLSWIVTTTDAGWLQSSAELTDGVQSVVVDGADSALVAWPFEPLTPGDSRDVRVRVTASSGAQTDWSSPLTVSAGFLADGEWIAQPVGLADAEREAQPAEVRTEFTLDRPVERALLFWSALGVAEPAVNGAPVSDDVLAPGWTAYRDRLVHETVDVTALLRQGRNDLSATIAGAWYTEKYGFFTFTDRLYGTQPSFLAQLRVTYADGVVETLAATGADWQAAGDGPVVDSGIYPGEHQDLRRAATAWTPARVGAAALPGFEHVPVPEARIAPPVRRIQTLPVAEVIATPSGGRILDFGQNLVGRLRIRATAPAGTRLVVRHAEVLEDGELALRPLRNAAATATFDLSGDDDVLESHFSFYGFRYAEITGLDVSPADVEAVVLHTDMTRTGWFEASDPLVSRLHENVVWGMRGNFLSIPTDCPQRDERLGWTGDIQVFAPTASFLYDCDGFLTSWLRDLAFEQGRNHGAVPLVVPAALPGFGASGGATPAAWGDAATVVPTVLFERFGDRAVLAAQYPSMRDWVDAVLRDAGDSGLWAGRMQLGDWLDPAAPPDQPGKAKVDSDIVASAYLAQSLRQVADAARLLGNETDAATYAALAERSRAAFIAEYVTPAGRMMSDAVTAYALALEFELVTDAAQRAALGDRLAALVREGGYRIATGFVGTPLVADALTDTGHLATAERLLLQTECPSWLYPVTQGATTVWERWDSLLPDGSVNPGEMTSFNHYALGAVADWLHRTVAGLAPAAPGYRRLRIAPRPLTALDHASARHETPYGTASVSWVRDGDDVVVTAVVPANTTAEVSVPGAPEAVRSGTHEWRYREPAASALPALPGLHASLADVIDDPRAYRALLGTLAEIDPDRAEAVRSGTVWGAGRPLSTALMFTPPDVLARVDDAVRAATA, encoded by the coding sequence ATGACGGATGCTGCTCGCATCGCGACGCTGAAGGCGGAGCTGCGCGACGACACGACCTTCGTCGCGACGCCGACGCCTCGTCTGAGCTGGATCGTCACGACGACGGATGCCGGTTGGCTGCAGTCGTCGGCGGAGCTCACCGACGGGGTGCAGTCGGTCGTCGTCGACGGGGCGGACAGCGCACTCGTCGCGTGGCCGTTCGAGCCGCTCACGCCCGGCGACAGCCGGGACGTACGCGTGCGCGTCACCGCCTCGTCCGGTGCTCAGACCGACTGGAGCTCCCCGCTGACCGTGTCGGCAGGGTTCCTCGCCGACGGCGAGTGGATCGCCCAGCCGGTCGGCCTGGCAGACGCCGAGCGCGAGGCGCAGCCCGCCGAGGTGCGCACGGAGTTCACGCTCGACCGGCCCGTCGAACGCGCGCTGCTGTTCTGGTCGGCCCTCGGGGTCGCCGAGCCCGCGGTGAACGGCGCGCCGGTCTCGGACGACGTGCTCGCCCCCGGGTGGACGGCCTACCGTGATCGGCTCGTGCACGAGACCGTCGACGTCACCGCCCTCCTCCGCCAGGGGAGGAACGACCTGAGCGCCACGATCGCCGGCGCCTGGTACACCGAGAAGTACGGCTTCTTCACGTTCACTGACCGCCTCTACGGCACCCAGCCCTCGTTCCTCGCCCAGCTGCGCGTGACCTACGCAGACGGCGTCGTCGAGACTCTCGCCGCGACCGGCGCCGACTGGCAGGCCGCGGGCGACGGCCCTGTCGTCGACAGCGGCATCTACCCCGGGGAGCATCAGGACCTGCGCCGCGCCGCGACCGCGTGGACGCCGGCGCGCGTGGGCGCCGCCGCCCTGCCCGGATTCGAGCACGTCCCGGTGCCCGAGGCGCGCATCGCCCCGCCGGTCCGACGAATTCAGACGCTCCCCGTGGCCGAGGTGATCGCGACGCCATCGGGCGGCCGCATCCTCGACTTCGGCCAGAACCTGGTCGGACGCCTCCGCATCCGCGCCACGGCACCCGCCGGCACCCGCTTGGTCGTCCGGCACGCCGAAGTCCTCGAAGACGGCGAGCTCGCGCTGCGGCCGCTGCGCAACGCCGCAGCGACCGCGACCTTCGATCTGTCGGGCGACGACGACGTGCTGGAGTCGCACTTCTCCTTCTACGGCTTCCGCTACGCCGAGATCACCGGCCTCGACGTCTCCCCTGCCGACGTCGAGGCCGTGGTGCTGCACACCGACATGACCCGCACGGGCTGGTTCGAGGCATCCGACCCCCTGGTGAGCCGTCTGCACGAGAACGTCGTGTGGGGCATGCGCGGCAACTTCCTGTCGATCCCGACCGACTGCCCGCAGCGCGACGAGCGGCTGGGCTGGACCGGCGACATCCAGGTGTTCGCCCCGACCGCGAGCTTCCTGTACGACTGCGACGGCTTCCTCACCTCCTGGCTGCGCGACCTCGCGTTCGAGCAGGGGCGCAACCACGGAGCGGTGCCTCTCGTCGTCCCCGCCGCGCTCCCCGGGTTCGGCGCATCCGGCGGAGCGACTCCCGCCGCGTGGGGCGATGCCGCGACCGTCGTGCCCACGGTGCTGTTCGAGCGCTTCGGCGACCGCGCGGTGCTCGCCGCGCAGTACCCGAGCATGCGCGACTGGGTCGATGCGGTCCTCCGCGACGCCGGCGACAGCGGCCTGTGGGCTGGACGCATGCAGCTCGGCGACTGGCTCGATCCGGCCGCTCCGCCAGACCAGCCCGGCAAGGCGAAGGTCGATTCCGACATCGTCGCCTCGGCGTACCTCGCCCAGTCGCTGCGGCAGGTGGCGGATGCCGCACGCCTGCTCGGGAACGAGACGGATGCCGCGACATATGCCGCTCTCGCCGAGCGCAGCCGCGCGGCCTTCATCGCCGAGTACGTGACTCCGGCCGGGCGAATGATGAGCGACGCCGTCACCGCCTACGCTCTCGCCCTCGAGTTCGAGCTCGTGACGGATGCCGCGCAGCGCGCCGCTCTCGGCGACCGCCTCGCGGCGCTCGTCCGCGAAGGCGGCTACCGCATCGCCACGGGCTTCGTCGGCACCCCGCTCGTCGCCGACGCCCTCACGGACACCGGGCACCTCGCCACCGCCGAACGCCTGCTGCTGCAGACCGAGTGCCCCTCGTGGCTGTACCCGGTCACGCAGGGCGCGACCACCGTGTGGGAACGCTGGGACTCGCTGCTTCCCGACGGATCGGTCAACCCGGGTGAGATGACCTCGTTCAACCACTACGCGCTCGGCGCGGTCGCCGACTGGCTGCATCGCACGGTGGCCGGCCTCGCCCCCGCTGCCCCCGGTTACCGTCGGCTGCGAATAGCCCCTCGACCGCTCACGGCGCTCGACCATGCGTCCGCCCGGCACGAGACGCCCTACGGCACCGCCTCGGTCTCCTGGGTGCGCGACGGGGACGACGTCGTTGTCACCGCGGTCGTCCCCGCGAACACCACCGCCGAGGTGTCGGTGCCTGGCGCGCCCGAAGCGGTGCGATCCGGTACGCACGAGTGGCGGTATCGGGAGCCCGCGGCATCCGCTCTTCCCGCCCTGCCGGGCCTGCACGCCTCGCTCGCCGATGTGATCGACGACCCGCGGGCGTACCGTGCGCTGCTCGGCACTCTCGCCGAGATCGATCCCGACCGCGCCGAGGCCGTGCGCTCAGGGACCGTGTGGGGTGCGGGTCGACCGCTGTCGACCGCTCTCATGTTCACCCCGCCCGATGTGCTCGCCCGCGTCGACGACGCCGTGCGCGCCGCCACCGCCTGA
- a CDS encoding glycoside hydrolase family 43 protein: MTTLHNPLINGFHPDPSVVRVGDEWFLATSTFEYLPGIPIHRSTDFENWELIGHVATRPGQLAVEDVPTAGGAWAPTIRHRDGVFHLVITDAMGRGMLHFTATDAAGAWSDGDLILKHDGSGSIDGIDPDIAWGEDGTVYITFSGLILGGEGAGQHLGIQQVRVDLENHVALEEPRSVWSGTGGQFPEAPHLYAVDGRWYLMIAEGGTERGHGVSIARGDSPEGPFETAPQNPLVSARSTIRPIQNTGHGDLVIGPDGDWLCVLLGVRPRSMTRAFSALGRETFVTAVRWEENGWPAIDPVQLNVRPGTRVDIDFAETRELDGEWIAVRATPASLVDLDARPDAIVLHGDGRTMNDPRPVFVGRRQEHLTCATTARIDVGDGTGGLAVRYDERFHVEIEAGNGVIIARAVVADLVQEWTAPFSGGVVDLHIDSRRPEGSGGFPRTSDVFHLAATVGGERIDLAQVDGRFLASETAESFTGRVIGVYAVTGAVALLSWSAEGDDE; this comes from the coding sequence ATGACCACGCTGCACAACCCCCTCATCAACGGCTTCCACCCCGACCCCTCGGTCGTCCGTGTGGGAGACGAGTGGTTCCTGGCCACGTCGACCTTCGAGTACCTGCCGGGCATCCCGATCCACCGCTCGACCGACTTCGAGAACTGGGAGCTCATCGGCCACGTCGCCACTCGGCCCGGTCAGCTCGCGGTCGAGGATGTGCCGACCGCGGGCGGGGCGTGGGCGCCGACGATCCGGCACCGCGACGGCGTGTTCCACCTCGTCATCACCGACGCGATGGGCCGGGGCATGCTGCACTTCACCGCCACCGACGCCGCGGGGGCGTGGAGCGACGGCGACCTGATCCTGAAGCACGACGGCTCTGGCTCCATCGACGGCATCGACCCCGACATCGCGTGGGGCGAGGACGGAACCGTCTACATCACGTTCTCGGGCCTGATCCTCGGCGGCGAGGGCGCGGGTCAGCACCTCGGCATCCAGCAGGTGCGCGTGGACCTCGAGAACCACGTCGCCCTTGAGGAGCCGCGTTCGGTCTGGTCGGGCACGGGCGGGCAGTTCCCCGAGGCTCCGCACCTCTACGCGGTCGACGGCCGTTGGTACCTCATGATCGCCGAGGGCGGCACCGAACGCGGGCACGGGGTGTCGATCGCCCGCGGCGACTCCCCGGAAGGCCCGTTCGAGACCGCTCCGCAGAATCCGCTGGTCTCGGCACGATCGACGATCCGGCCGATCCAGAACACCGGCCACGGCGACCTCGTGATCGGTCCGGACGGCGACTGGCTGTGCGTGCTGCTCGGCGTGCGCCCCCGGAGCATGACGCGCGCGTTCTCTGCTCTCGGGCGCGAGACCTTCGTGACGGCGGTGCGCTGGGAGGAGAACGGCTGGCCGGCCATCGACCCCGTGCAGCTGAACGTGCGTCCGGGTACCCGCGTCGACATCGACTTCGCCGAGACCCGCGAGCTCGACGGCGAGTGGATCGCGGTGCGCGCCACCCCGGCATCCCTCGTCGATCTCGATGCCCGTCCCGACGCGATCGTGCTGCACGGCGACGGCCGCACCATGAACGACCCCCGGCCCGTCTTCGTCGGCCGGCGGCAGGAGCATCTGACCTGCGCGACGACCGCGCGCATCGACGTCGGCGACGGCACAGGAGGCCTCGCCGTGCGCTACGACGAGCGCTTCCACGTCGAGATCGAGGCGGGGAACGGCGTGATCATCGCACGCGCCGTCGTCGCCGACCTCGTGCAGGAGTGGACGGCCCCGTTCTCCGGCGGCGTGGTCGACCTGCACATCGACTCGCGCCGCCCTGAGGGGAGCGGCGGATTCCCCCGCACGAGCGACGTGTTCCACCTCGCCGCCACGGTCGGCGGCGAGCGCATCGATCTCGCCCAGGTCGACGGACGGTTCCTCGCATCCGAGACCGCGGAGTCGTTCACCGGCCGCGTCATCGGCGTGTACGCCGTGACCGGCGCCGTCGCTCTGCTCAGCTGGAGCGCAGAAGGAGACGACGAATGA
- a CDS encoding serine hydrolase domain-containing protein gives MTLSDLTGALQGRADERLAEIVARLEGFLASDADLSFQVAAFLEGVPVLDAWGGPHLGEHSATVPYSVTKNTLGLSVGLLVERGELDLDETVAHYWPEFAAKGKGSVTVRQLLSHQAGLPQAAPALTADELLDHHAAAERLAASWPFWYPGSAFGYHALTIGNLGDELVYRVTGRTLHEFYEQEIRAPHGVDFYLGLPASEEERLIPLLPMVRPVSDATVPSSSALGPVVFASRSGAIDLAGDPVSWRYGHPGTSGTGTARGLARLFAAAVTGVDGAAPFLSADTVSQVGQQQIRGYDEVLHQHDRAHAIVFQKPSQQLAFGGPRAFGHDGAMGALACVDPDTGLAFAWTIARGPWPGGADPRAVALARDLGRILS, from the coding sequence ATGACTCTCTCCGACCTGACCGGCGCTCTTCAGGGGCGCGCCGACGAGCGGCTCGCCGAGATCGTCGCACGTCTCGAGGGCTTCCTCGCCTCCGACGCCGACCTGTCGTTCCAGGTGGCCGCCTTCCTCGAGGGTGTTCCCGTACTCGATGCCTGGGGCGGCCCGCACCTCGGTGAGCACTCCGCCACCGTGCCGTACTCCGTCACGAAGAACACGCTCGGCCTGTCGGTCGGCCTTCTCGTCGAGCGCGGAGAGCTCGATCTCGACGAGACGGTGGCTCACTATTGGCCCGAGTTCGCCGCCAAGGGCAAGGGCTCGGTCACCGTGCGGCAGCTGCTCTCGCATCAGGCAGGCCTGCCGCAGGCGGCGCCCGCGCTGACCGCCGACGAGCTGCTGGATCATCACGCCGCCGCTGAACGTCTCGCCGCGAGCTGGCCGTTCTGGTATCCCGGCAGCGCGTTCGGCTATCACGCCCTGACGATCGGCAATCTCGGCGATGAGCTCGTCTACCGGGTGACCGGCCGCACGCTGCACGAGTTCTACGAGCAGGAGATCCGTGCCCCGCACGGCGTCGACTTCTACCTCGGCCTCCCCGCATCCGAAGAGGAGCGCCTGATTCCGCTGCTGCCGATGGTGCGACCGGTGTCGGACGCCACTGTGCCATCGTCCTCGGCTCTCGGCCCCGTCGTCTTCGCCTCGCGCAGCGGCGCCATCGACCTCGCCGGCGACCCGGTGAGCTGGCGATACGGACATCCCGGAACCTCGGGCACCGGGACCGCCCGGGGGCTCGCCCGGCTCTTCGCGGCCGCCGTGACCGGTGTCGACGGAGCCGCTCCCTTCCTCTCGGCCGACACCGTGTCGCAGGTCGGGCAGCAGCAGATCCGCGGCTACGACGAGGTGCTGCACCAGCACGACCGCGCGCACGCGATCGTGTTCCAGAAGCCCTCGCAGCAGCTCGCCTTCGGCGGCCCGCGCGCCTTCGGGCACGACGGAGCGATGGGCGCCCTCGCCTGCGTCGACCCCGACACCGGCCTCGCCTTCGCGTGGACCATCGCCCGCGGTCCGTGGCCCGGCGGCGCAGACCCGCGCGCCGTCGCGCTCGCCCGCGATCTCGGCCGCATCCTCTCCTGA